From Gammaproteobacteria bacterium, the proteins below share one genomic window:
- the lspA gene encoding lipoprotein signal peptidase, whose amino-acid sequence MREDKGSSLRWLWVSSVVVLLDQLTKIMMESSLRLYQKIELLPVFNLTLVYNKGAAFSFLADAAGWQRWFFSGLAAVVSGALVFWLNNYSRPGSIWEVFGVSLIIGGAWGNLLDRVRLGHVVDFIQFHWYDWYFPAFNIADSAITLGAGLMILDVFLQIRSYAVEK is encoded by the coding sequence ATGCGTGAAGATAAAGGATCTTCTCTACGTTGGCTGTGGGTATCCAGCGTTGTGGTATTACTTGATCAACTCACTAAGATAATGATGGAATCAAGTCTGCGCCTTTACCAAAAAATAGAATTGCTTCCTGTTTTTAACCTCACCCTCGTCTACAACAAAGGAGCTGCCTTTAGTTTCCTGGCCGATGCCGCTGGTTGGCAACGATGGTTTTTTAGTGGTTTGGCGGCGGTGGTTAGCGGTGCGCTGGTCTTTTGGCTGAATAATTATTCCCGCCCTGGTTCAATATGGGAGGTGTTCGGCGTTTCCTTGATTATTGGCGGTGCCTGGGGAAATTTATTGGATCGCGTTCGACTTGGTCATGTTGTCGATTTCATTCAGTTCCATTGGTACGATTGGTATTTTCCCGCTTTTAATATCGCCGATTCCGCAATTACTCTCGGTGCGGGATTAATGATTCTGGATGTTTTTTTGCAGATAAGGAGTTACGCAGTTGAAAAATAG
- the groL gene encoding chaperonin GroEL, translating to MAAKDVRFGEDARHRMLSGVNVLANAVKVTLGPKGRNVVLDKSFGAPTITKDGVSVAKEIELKDKFENMGAQMVKEVASKTSDVAGDGTTTATVLAQSIIKEGMKAVAAGMNPMDLKRGVDKAVEVVIAELKKLSKPCEDDRSITQVGTISANSDDAIGRIIADAMAKVGKDGVITVEEGKSLNNELDVVEGMQFDRGYLSPYFVNKQENMTTELENPFILLHDKKISNIREMLPVLEAVAKAGRPLLVIAEDVEGEALATLVVNTIRGVLKVCAVKAPGFGDRRKAMLQDIAVITSGQVISDEVGLSLEKTTIRDLGSAKRVTVTKDNTTIIDGAGDPADIKGRVDQLRAQIEETSSDYDKEKLQERMAKLAGGVAVIKVGAATEVEMKERKARVEDALHATRAAVEEGVVPGGGVALVRTLNALKGLKGSNHDQDVGISILRRALEEPLRQIVLNAGEEGSVVLSKVLENSGNFGYNASTNEYGDMIEMGILDPTKVARTALQNAASIAGLMITTEAMVSELPQEEKGGHGGPGAGGGMGGMGGMDMM from the coding sequence ATGGCTGCTAAAGATGTTCGTTTTGGCGAGGATGCTCGCCATCGCATGTTGTCCGGTGTCAATGTCCTGGCCAACGCGGTCAAGGTCACCCTCGGCCCCAAGGGTCGTAACGTGGTACTGGACAAGAGTTTCGGCGCTCCCACCATCACTAAGGATGGCGTTTCGGTTGCCAAGGAGATCGAACTCAAGGATAAATTCGAGAACATGGGTGCCCAAATGGTCAAAGAGGTTGCCTCCAAGACTTCCGACGTGGCGGGCGACGGCACCACTACTGCGACGGTACTTGCTCAGTCCATTATCAAGGAAGGCATGAAGGCGGTCGCCGCCGGCATGAATCCAATGGATCTCAAGCGTGGTGTTGACAAGGCGGTTGAAGTCGTTATCGCTGAACTCAAAAAACTTTCCAAGCCCTGCGAGGATGATCGTTCAATCACTCAAGTCGGCACGATTTCAGCGAATTCTGATGATGCCATTGGACGGATTATCGCCGACGCCATGGCTAAAGTTGGCAAGGACGGCGTGATCACTGTCGAGGAAGGCAAATCCTTAAATAACGAACTCGACGTGGTCGAGGGGATGCAGTTCGATCGTGGTTACCTGTCTCCTTATTTTGTCAATAAGCAAGAAAACATGACCACGGAGCTGGAAAATCCTTTTATTCTGCTTCATGACAAGAAGATTTCCAATATCCGCGAAATGTTGCCGGTACTTGAAGCGGTCGCCAAGGCGGGCCGTCCGTTGCTGGTCATTGCCGAAGACGTTGAGGGCGAGGCTCTGGCCACCTTAGTGGTCAATACGATTCGCGGCGTACTCAAGGTTTGCGCCGTTAAGGCTCCGGGTTTTGGTGACCGTCGTAAGGCGATGCTGCAAGACATCGCCGTTATCACCAGCGGTCAAGTAATATCCGATGAGGTTGGTCTAAGCCTGGAAAAGACCACTATCCGCGATTTAGGCTCCGCCAAGCGCGTAACGGTTACCAAGGACAACACTACGATTATTGATGGTGCAGGCGACCCAGCCGACATTAAGGGTCGGGTCGATCAGCTCCGTGCGCAGATCGAAGAAACCAGCTCCGACTACGACAAAGAAAAGCTTCAGGAACGCATGGCCAAACTGGCCGGTGGCGTGGCCGTCATTAAAGTGGGTGCTGCGACCGAAGTGGAGATGAAAGAACGCAAGGCTCGTGTCGAGGATGCACTACATGCTACCCGCGCCGCTGTGGAAGAGGGTGTAGTACCTGGCGGTGGCGTCGCCTTGGTGCGGACCCTGAACGCCCTAAAGGGCCTCAAGGGCAGCAACCACGATCAAGATGTGGGCATCAGCATCCTGCGTCGCGCCTTGGAAGAACCCTTACGTCAGATTGTACTCAACGCCGGTGAGGAAGGCTCCGTGGTGCTTTCCAAAGTATTGGAAAATAGCGGGAATTTTGGCTACAACGCTTCAACCAATGAATACGGTGACATGATCGAGATGGGAATCCTGGATCCCACAAAGGTCGCGCGGACCGCGCTTCAGAACGCTGCGTCCATTGCAGGACTGATGATTACTACTGAAGCAATGGTCAGCGAGCTGCCCCAGGAAGAAAAAGGCGGTCATGGCGGCCCCGGTGCGGGTGGAGGAATGGGTGGAATGGGCGGGATGGATATGATGTAG
- a CDS encoding chaperonin GroES, protein MGFGQKFAAMLLDFDDSVTIISTRQGRVLTASPAWSGRVPWVARSIILIQSKICQENSVNIRPLHDRVIVRRVEEERRSAGGIVIPDTATEKPIRGEVMAVGRGKILENGEVRPMDVKTGDRVLFGKYSGTEVKVDGQELLVMREEDIMAILEG, encoded by the coding sequence TTGGGATTCGGACAAAAATTTGCCGCGATGCTACTTGACTTTGATGATAGCGTCACTATTATTAGCACTCGTCAGGGGCGAGTGCTAACAGCATCCCCCGCGTGGAGCGGAAGAGTGCCTTGGGTAGCTCGTTCCATAATTCTTATCCAGTCTAAAATCTGTCAGGAGAACTCAGTGAATATCCGTCCGTTGCATGATCGTGTAATCGTCCGTCGCGTTGAAGAAGAACGCCGCTCGGCTGGCGGCATTGTTATCCCTGATACCGCTACTGAAAAGCCTATTCGTGGTGAAGTGATGGCGGTAGGGCGTGGCAAAATTCTTGAAAATGGAGAAGTACGTCCGATGGATGTTAAAACCGGCGACCGTGTGTTGTTCGGTAAATATTCCGGCACCGAGGTTAAGGTTGATGGCCAAGAACTGCTTGTAATGCGTGAAGAAGACATCATGGCCATCCTCGAAGGCTAA